Sequence from the Aquimarina sp. Aq107 genome:
GGAAAATGGTTGGATCTGACATTAATTTAGATTCGGTTTCTTATGCAAGAAAAAACATAGCATCTAATTATAATTTAAAAGATTATATAGAAATAAGGCATCAAGAGAACAATGCTAATATTTTTAGAGGTATAATTCAATCAGAAGATTATTTTCATTTTACTATGTGTAACCCTCCTTTTCATTCTTCTCCTGAAGAGGCAAAAAAAGGAACACAACGAAAATTAAATAATCTGTCTCGATCAGATAAAACGATTATTCCGCTAGAATTAAATTTTGGTGGACAGGCTAATGAATTATGGTGTAATGGTGGTGAAGCTTTGTTTATCAAAAGAATGATCAAGCAAAGTACCGATTTTAAAAATCAAGTCGGTTGGTTCACATCACTAGTATCCAAAAAAGAAAATTTACCTAAGATTTATAAACAACTTAATAAATTAAATACCATCTATAAAACCATTGAAATGTCACAGGGAAACAAGAAAAGCCGTTTTGTAGCATGGAAATTCCCTAAAGAATAGTACTTATAACTTATTCTGGTGGTCTTCCATGAATCTCTTCAAACTTCTCGTCAAAATTCTCTCTTAAATAAGAGTTAAGTTTTTTCCTATAGTCATCCTTCAACCAAGATAAAAAATTGTGGGTACTTCTACTGATACATTTTGCATAGCTCTGAATTCTGTGATCAATATCATCTCCTAACATTTTAGCTAACGCAATAGCATCATAAACATCTTCACTGTTTTCTATACAAATTTTAGCATGCTGAGCTATAGATCTTTCTAGTACAACTTTAGAAGACTCACCTTTTCGTACAGAATCTAAATATGTTTCTTTAATATCAAAATAAACTTCCTCGGAATTCGCAAACTCTGCTCTTAATTCCGCAGGCATTTCATGCTTAAACTTACTCTCTATATCCTCATCATTAAGGAGTTTATCCATATAATAATCAGGAGAGTTGAATATTTTTTGCCAATCCAAATCAGCTCCCCAAGGACCAAATCTATGATAGTTATTTCCTAAATCAATAACATTAAATGAAGATTTGTTCTTTAGAATTCGTGAGCCTCTACCAATCATTTGATAATA
This genomic interval carries:
- the rlmF gene encoding 23S rRNA (adenine(1618)-N(6))-methyltransferase RlmF gives rise to the protein MHPKNKHNSSYNFEELKSNHRELSDYLISNPHNNNVTIDFSNSQAVLELNKAILNYYYEIENWDIPKGSLCPPIPGRADYIHHITDLLAEDIKKSSLIKGLDIGVGANCIYPILGAKINGWKMVGSDINLDSVSYARKNIASNYNLKDYIEIRHQENNANIFRGIIQSEDYFHFTMCNPPFHSSPEEAKKGTQRKLNNLSRSDKTIIPLELNFGGQANELWCNGGEALFIKRMIKQSTDFKNQVGWFTSLVSKKENLPKIYKQLNKLNTIYKTIEMSQGNKKSRFVAWKFPKE